A portion of the Bacteroidota bacterium genome contains these proteins:
- the dnaB gene encoding replicative DNA helicase — MAEVDVKDSSRRRTTKPGLISQQLNEIGKMPPQAVELEEAVLGALMLEKDAVTNVIDILRPKSFYKESHERIFGAIHRLFEKSEPVDILTVTQELKKTGELDLAGGAYYITQLTNRVASAANVEFHARIIVQKYIQRELIRISTETIRDAYEETSDVFDLLDKAEGNLYSVVEGSIRKNYDKMSSLIGLAISQIETARNAKTGVTGVESGFTELDRATSGWQKSDLIIIAARPAMGKTALVLSLARNAAVDFTRPIAVFSLEMSSVQLVNRLIASEAEISAEKLKKGQLEDHEFQQLNSKIHKLAEAPLFIDDTPALSVFELRAKARRLKQQHNISMIIVDYLQLMHAGGDNKSFNREQEISTISRSLKSLAKELEIPVIALSQLSRAVETRGGDKKPQLSDLRESGAIEQDADMVIFIHRPEYYGLTEDAAGNPTNGVAEIIIAKHRNGPTTSVNLKFIDRLAKFTDMESNNFNYNASAGIEPSADFDNSPPQNTITRGSKMNDIEEEPF, encoded by the coding sequence ATGGCCGAAGTAGATGTAAAAGACAGTTCACGCAGAAGAACCACTAAACCGGGATTAATCAGTCAGCAGTTGAATGAGATCGGGAAAATGCCTCCCCAGGCTGTTGAATTGGAAGAAGCGGTATTGGGTGCCCTGATGCTTGAGAAAGACGCTGTTACCAATGTGATCGATATTTTAAGACCTAAAAGTTTTTACAAGGAATCGCATGAGCGCATATTCGGCGCAATACACCGGCTGTTCGAAAAGTCTGAACCCGTTGATATTTTAACTGTAACCCAGGAACTGAAAAAAACAGGGGAGCTTGATCTTGCCGGCGGCGCATATTATATCACACAGCTCACCAACCGTGTCGCATCGGCTGCTAACGTTGAGTTTCATGCGCGTATCATTGTACAAAAATACATTCAACGCGAGTTAATCCGCATCTCCACCGAAACTATCCGCGACGCGTATGAAGAGACGTCGGATGTATTCGACCTGCTCGACAAAGCCGAAGGAAATCTTTACTCTGTCGTTGAAGGCAGTATCCGTAAGAATTACGACAAAATGAGTTCATTGATCGGTTTGGCCATTTCACAAATCGAAACAGCTCGTAACGCGAAAACAGGTGTTACCGGCGTCGAAAGCGGCTTTACAGAACTTGACCGGGCAACATCCGGTTGGCAAAAATCCGATCTGATCATTATAGCGGCCCGGCCTGCCATGGGTAAAACCGCTCTTGTACTTTCACTCGCACGCAATGCGGCAGTTGATTTTACAAGACCGATAGCGGTATTCTCACTTGAGATGTCCTCTGTACAATTGGTGAATCGTTTAATAGCCAGCGAAGCGGAAATATCGGCCGAAAAATTAAAAAAGGGACAATTGGAAGATCATGAATTCCAACAGTTGAATTCCAAAATACATAAGCTGGCGGAAGCTCCTTTGTTTATCGACGACACCCCTGCCCTGTCTGTGTTTGAGTTACGCGCAAAAGCACGACGACTCAAGCAGCAGCACAACATAAGCATGATCATTGTCGATTACCTTCAGCTTATGCATGCCGGCGGCGATAACAAAAGCTTTAACCGTGAACAAGAGATCAGCACCATTTCTCGTTCGCTTAAAAGCCTTGCTAAAGAATTAGAGATACCTGTAATCGCGCTTTCTCAATTAAGTCGTGCTGTTGAAACACGCGGCGGAGATAAAAAACCGCAGCTCTCCGACTTACGTGAATCAGGCGCTATTGAGCAGGATGCAGACATGGTAATTTTCATCCACCGTCCGGAATATTATGGTTTAACAGAAGATGCGGCTGGCAACCCTACGAATGGCGTGGCCGAAATTATTATTGCCAAACACCGTAACGGACCAACTACAAGCGTCAATCTTAAATTCATTGATCGCCTGGCCAAGTTTACTGATATGGAATCAAACAACTTTAACTACAATGCATCTGCGGGAATTGAACCTTCCGCGGATTTTGACAACTCACCTCCTCAAAATACTATTACACGCGGATCGAAGATGAATGATATTGAGGAGGAACCGTTCTAA
- a CDS encoding SDR family NAD(P)-dependent oxidoreductase → MQTTNNTILITGGSAGIGLGFAEEFLKLRNKIIICGRREDRLNKVKEKHPEIITRKCDVSVAQQREELYSWIKENHSDINVLINNAGVQLNTEIAVPLDMQKVSLEIDTNLIAPLHLSSLFIELLKTKNESAIINITSGLAFAPLASIPVYCATKASLHSLSLTLRHQLKKTSIKVFEIAPPGVDTELGHDRISDKTQTHSGITVAEFLKEAMPAIAGDIYEFAVGKAKGLRIKREDVFDIMNK, encoded by the coding sequence ATGCAAACAACCAACAACACCATATTAATCACCGGAGGTTCCGCGGGGATCGGGTTGGGATTTGCGGAAGAATTTTTGAAGCTCAGAAATAAAATTATCATTTGCGGGCGCAGAGAAGACAGGCTTAACAAAGTAAAAGAGAAACACCCCGAAATTATTACCCGTAAATGTGATGTGTCTGTTGCACAACAGCGGGAGGAACTCTATTCCTGGATCAAAGAAAACCATTCTGATATAAATGTGTTAATAAACAATGCAGGAGTTCAGTTAAACACAGAAATTGCAGTGCCGCTGGATATGCAAAAGGTGAGCTTGGAGATCGACACAAATTTAATTGCACCGCTGCACTTAAGCTCATTATTTATTGAACTTTTAAAAACAAAAAACGAGTCCGCTATAATAAACATTACCTCCGGCTTAGCCTTTGCTCCTCTCGCTTCCATACCCGTGTATTGTGCTACAAAAGCCTCATTACATTCTTTATCATTAACATTACGTCACCAGCTTAAAAAGACATCCATAAAAGTATTTGAAATTGCTCCTCCCGGCGTTGATACCGAACTTGGCCACGACAGAATATCTGATAAAACCCAAACACACAGTGGCATTACCGTTGCTGAGTTTTTAAAAGAAGCCATGCCTGCTATTGCTGGTGATATTTATGAATTTGCTGTGGGAAAAGCGAAAGGGTTGCGGATTAAGAGAGAGGATGTGTTTGATATAATGAATAAGTAG
- a CDS encoding Eco57I restriction-modification methylase domain-containing protein, whose amino-acid sequence MTKEEAKNIIQKLVERFREHREEYHLPDYNETKTRRDFIDPFFKALGWDIDNEQGFAEAYREVIHEDKTRVHGKLKAPDYGFRMNGSDKRLFFVEAKKPSVPLKVNKESAYQIRRYGRSAYTPVSILTNFEEFIVYDCTKRPNYNDSASNARLKLINFEQYASEFDFIYDTFSREAVAKGRFDKFVQSDTHKKGTQTLDKDFVASLDEWRIYLAKSIVSSNKKINEEELNYAVQQTIDRLIFLRFCEDRAVEQYGQLQKAVQIKGNAYNHLIDLFKQADDKYNSGLFDFKKDTITPGLKIPDKVFEYIISELYYPKCEYEFSVMPVEILGNAYEQFLGKVIRITPGHSARIEQKPEVRKAGGVFYTPQYIVEYIVKNTVGKLIEGKTPKEIEKIKIVDPACGSGSFLLGAFHYLLNYHANWYIQKGYLDKKGNNNPLSPSGVLTTIEKKKILLNNIFGVDIDANAVEVTKLSLLLKCMDGETAASVKQQLSVFHERVLPDLDNNIKCGNSLVDFDDELNFGEEKKLKPFNWKQAFPDVFKKRPSAIDATKQELKEHYNKVKDQATASNDLLDKLSGKVEEPIVEYGDAGGFDVVIGNPPYVRQELLADYKEYFEKHYRVFHGAGDLYTYFIEKGKSLLREDGYFGVIVANKWMRANYGEPLRKWLKQIDITEITDFGDLPVFQGAIAYPCILIYRNSFPSKHFKVANIKTLQFSTLEKIVNESQTLVHQDGLDDTGWNLSSENEQNLAFVIDYETRKKLIQEDKKCVEIIKPFLAGRDIKRYQLPQSDKFLIITIRGMNIANYPSIKNHLHRFKKKLEARAGKQAWYELQASPDNLIKFESPKIMYPDIALRAQAIYDKKGFFSVNTVYNIGIDDKYLLAIINSNLFQYYFSSITNSIQGGYLRFFSQYVETVPVPIVSEKTKTEIIKYVDALLASNEELKVSKLQSNVEQLKQHIAHSEEKINQLVYELYNLTKEEIKIIEEK is encoded by the coding sequence ATGACTAAAGAAGAAGCTAAAAATATAATCCAAAAACTTGTTGAACGGTTCCGCGAACATCGGGAGGAATACCATTTGCCCGATTATAACGAAACAAAAACAAGGCGCGACTTCATTGATCCGTTTTTCAAGGCTTTAGGATGGGATATTGACAACGAACAAGGATTTGCCGAAGCATACCGAGAAGTAATACACGAAGACAAAACAAGAGTTCACGGTAAACTGAAAGCTCCCGATTATGGTTTCCGTATGAACGGGAGTGATAAACGCCTTTTCTTTGTTGAAGCGAAAAAACCATCCGTTCCGTTAAAGGTTAATAAAGAATCAGCCTATCAGATCAGGCGGTACGGACGCAGTGCCTACACCCCCGTTTCAATACTAACAAATTTTGAAGAGTTTATCGTTTACGATTGCACTAAACGACCAAACTATAATGATAGTGCAAGCAACGCACGATTAAAACTCATTAATTTTGAGCAGTACGCTTCCGAGTTTGATTTTATTTACGACACATTTTCTCGTGAAGCCGTTGCCAAAGGCCGCTTCGATAAATTTGTTCAAAGCGATACACATAAAAAGGGAACACAAACGCTTGACAAAGATTTTGTTGCCAGCCTTGATGAATGGCGCATCTATTTAGCGAAGAGCATTGTTTCAAGCAACAAAAAAATTAACGAAGAAGAACTTAATTACGCTGTTCAACAAACAATTGATCGTTTAATATTCCTTCGCTTTTGCGAAGATCGTGCAGTTGAACAATACGGTCAATTGCAAAAAGCAGTGCAAATAAAAGGAAATGCGTATAATCACCTGATCGACCTGTTCAAACAAGCGGATGATAAATACAATTCCGGACTCTTTGATTTCAAGAAAGACACCATAACGCCCGGACTTAAAATTCCTGATAAAGTATTTGAATATATTATCTCCGAACTTTACTATCCAAAATGCGAATATGAATTTTCTGTAATGCCGGTTGAAATCCTTGGTAATGCTTACGAGCAATTCCTTGGTAAAGTAATACGCATTACACCAGGGCACAGTGCACGGATTGAGCAAAAGCCCGAAGTACGCAAAGCAGGTGGCGTATTTTATACCCCGCAATACATTGTTGAATATATTGTAAAAAATACAGTTGGTAAATTAATTGAAGGTAAAACTCCCAAAGAAATTGAAAAAATAAAAATTGTTGATCCTGCCTGCGGCAGCGGTTCGTTTTTATTGGGAGCTTTTCATTATCTTTTAAACTATCATGCAAATTGGTACATACAAAAAGGATACTTAGATAAAAAAGGGAACAACAATCCACTTTCACCAAGTGGGGTTCTTACCACTATTGAGAAAAAGAAAATACTACTCAATAATATTTTCGGTGTAGATATTGATGCCAATGCAGTAGAAGTAACTAAGCTTAGTTTATTACTTAAATGTATGGATGGTGAAACAGCTGCTTCTGTTAAACAGCAGTTAAGCGTTTTTCACGAACGCGTATTACCCGATTTGGATAATAATATTAAATGCGGAAATAGTTTAGTAGATTTTGATGATGAGTTAAATTTTGGTGAAGAGAAAAAACTTAAACCATTTAATTGGAAACAAGCATTTCCGGACGTATTCAAAAAAAGACCATCTGCTATTGATGCAACTAAACAAGAACTAAAAGAGCATTATAACAAAGTAAAAGACCAAGCTACTGCCTCAAATGATTTATTAGACAAGCTATCCGGAAAAGTTGAGGAACCAATCGTAGAATATGGTGATGCAGGAGGTTTTGATGTTGTTATTGGCAACCCACCTTACGTAAGACAAGAGCTGCTCGCTGATTATAAAGAATATTTTGAAAAACATTATCGGGTTTTTCACGGAGCAGGTGATCTGTATACCTATTTTATTGAGAAAGGGAAATCTCTGTTAAGAGAAGATGGATACTTCGGAGTAATTGTTGCCAACAAATGGATGCGGGCAAACTATGGAGAACCATTAAGAAAATGGTTAAAGCAGATTGATATTACAGAAATTACGGATTTTGGCGACTTACCTGTTTTTCAGGGAGCCATCGCTTATCCTTGTATTTTAATATACAGAAACTCTTTCCCCAGCAAACATTTTAAGGTTGCGAATATTAAAACACTTCAGTTTTCAACTCTTGAAAAAATTGTTAACGAATCTCAAACTCTTGTACACCAAGACGGTCTTGATGATACAGGTTGGAATCTTTCTTCTGAAAACGAACAAAATCTAGCTTTTGTTATTGATTATGAAACAAGAAAAAAACTCATCCAGGAAGATAAAAAATGTGTCGAAATAATTAAGCCTTTTTTAGCTGGAAGAGATATTAAAAGATATCAATTGCCTCAAAGCGACAAATTTTTAATTATTACAATTCGAGGGATGAATATAGCCAATTATCCATCCATAAAAAATCATTTACATCGGTTTAAAAAGAAATTGGAGGCAAGAGCTGGGAAACAAGCTTGGTATGAATTACAAGCAAGCCCAGACAATCTTATCAAGTTTGAATCACCAAAGATAATGTATCCGGATATTGCACTTAGAGCACAGGCAATTTATGATAAAAAGGGATTTTTTTCAGTAAATACCGTTTATAATATTGGTATTGATGACAAATATTTGTTAGCTATCATTAACTCAAATTTATTCCAGTATTATTTTTCAAGTATTACCAATAGTATTCAAGGAGGATATTTGAGGTTTTTCAGTCAATATGTTGAAACCGTACCAGTTCCAATTGTTTCAGAAAAAACAAAAACTGAAATTATAAAGTATGTGGATGCGCTATTAGCATCAAATGAGGAGCTAAAGGTATCAAAACTCCAAAGCAATGTTGAGCAACTAAAACAGCACATTGCTCACAGCGAAGAAAAAATAAACCAATTGGTTTACGAATTATATAATTTAACGAAAGAAGAAATTAAAATAATAGAAGAAAAATAA
- the gcvT gene encoding glycine cleavage system aminomethyltransferase GcvT — MEATATELKSTALEQKHISLGAKMVPFAGYNMPVSYTGLNEEHAVVRNAVGVFDVSHMGEFILKGDNALDLIQRVTSNDASVLTDGKAQYSCLPNDKGGIVDDLLVYRIDAKTYMLVVNASNIEKDWNWIQKFNTKNVEMHNISDKTSLLAVQGPKAVATLQKLTSVKLSEIPYYSFVKGTFNGVDNVVISNTGYTGAGGFELYFENKDAVKMWDAIFEAGKEFGIKPIGLGARDTLRLEMGFCLYGNDIDDTTSPLEAGLGWITKFTKEFTNSKALQEQKEKGVTKKLVGFEMIDRGIPRHDYEIADVSGNIIGKVTSGTQAPSLQKGIGLGYVATAFSKAGSEIFIKIRDKAIKAQVVKIPFYGKK; from the coding sequence ATGGAAGCAACAGCAACAGAATTAAAATCGACAGCCTTAGAGCAAAAACATATTTCATTAGGAGCTAAAATGGTTCCTTTTGCCGGTTACAATATGCCTGTATCCTACACAGGTTTAAATGAAGAGCATGCTGTTGTGCGTAATGCGGTTGGAGTGTTCGATGTATCTCACATGGGCGAGTTTATCCTCAAAGGCGATAACGCGCTTGACCTGATACAGCGTGTTACATCCAACGATGCTTCAGTATTGACAGATGGAAAGGCTCAATATTCCTGTCTGCCAAATGATAAGGGTGGTATTGTTGATGACCTGTTAGTGTATCGTATTGACGCGAAAACATATATGCTTGTTGTGAACGCATCGAACATTGAAAAGGATTGGAACTGGATTCAAAAGTTCAACACTAAAAATGTTGAAATGCATAATATTTCTGATAAAACATCATTGCTTGCAGTTCAAGGTCCTAAAGCGGTTGCGACATTGCAAAAGCTAACCAGTGTTAAGCTGAGCGAAATCCCTTATTACAGTTTTGTAAAAGGCACATTCAATGGAGTGGACAATGTTGTTATTTCCAACACAGGCTATACAGGTGCAGGAGGTTTTGAGTTGTATTTTGAAAATAAAGATGCGGTAAAAATGTGGGATGCCATTTTTGAAGCCGGAAAAGAATTTGGAATAAAACCAATTGGTTTAGGTGCACGTGATACTTTACGTTTGGAAATGGGTTTCTGTTTATATGGAAATGACATTGACGATACAACATCTCCACTTGAAGCGGGTTTGGGTTGGATTACCAAGTTCACCAAAGAGTTCACCAATTCAAAAGCTTTGCAAGAACAAAAAGAAAAAGGCGTGACAAAAAAATTAGTTGGCTTTGAAATGATCGATCGCGGCATTCCCCGCCACGATTACGAAATAGCTGATGTAAGCGGAAACATAATTGGTAAAGTTACATCGGGCACACAGGCTCCGTCATTACAAAAAGGTATTGGACTTGGCTATGTGGCTACTGCTTTTTCAAAGGCGGGTTCTGAAATTTTCATCAAAATACGTGATAAGGCTATTAAGGCGCAGGTGGTGAAGATTCCGTTTTATGGGAAGAAGTAA